A genomic stretch from Solanum stenotomum isolate F172 chromosome 8, ASM1918654v1, whole genome shotgun sequence includes:
- the LOC125874099 gene encoding chloroplast stem-loop binding protein of 41 kDa b, chloroplastic, which yields MASLVAIQPKQPSFSVLPSSHSDFNGARLISSFQYKRKPCLSKGALQVTASSEKKILIMGGTRFIGVFLSRLLVKEGHQVTLFTRGKAPISQQLPGESDQDYADFSSKLLHLKGDRMDFDFVKSSLSAEGYDVVYDINGREATEVEPILDALPNLEQYIYCSSAGVYLKTDYLPHFEVDAGDPKSRHKGKLETESLLVSRDVNWTSLRPVYIYGPLNYNPVEEWFFHRLKAGRPIPIPNSGMQITQLGHVKDLAKAFVQVLGNEKASKQVFNISGEKYVTFDGLAKACAKAGGFPEPELVHYNPKEFDFGKKKAFPFRDQHFFTSIEKSKALLGWKPDFDLVEGLTDSYNLDFGRGTFRKAADFSTDDMILEKKLVPQS from the exons ATGGCTAGTTTGGTTGCTATTCAACCCAAACAGCCTTCTTTCTCTGTTCTCCCTTCTTCCCATTCTGACTTCAATGGTGCCAGATTGATCTCCTCATTTCAG TATAAGAGGAAACCATGCCTGTCAAAAGGAGCATTGCAAGTTACAGCCTCGAGTGAAAAGAAAATCCTTATAATGGGAGGCACGCGATTCATTGGTGTATTTCTATCCAGACTTCTTGTGAAAGAAGGCCACCAG GTTACTCTATTCACAAGAGGAAAAGCTCCAATATCTCAACAATTACCAGGTGAATCAGACCAGGATTATGCTGATTTCTCCTCCAAG TTATTGCACTTGAAGGGTGACAGAATGGATTTCGATTTTGTGAAGAGTAGTCTTTCTGCAGAGGGCTATGATGTTGTATATGACATAAATG GACGTGAAGCAACTGAAGTGGAGCCAATATTGGATGCATTACCTAATCTAGAACA GTACATATACTGCTCTTCAGCTGGTGTATACCTTAAAACTGATTATTTACCACATTTTGAG GTTGATGCAGGTGACCCGAAGAGCAGGCATAAAGGAAAGCTTGAGACAGAGAGCTTGTTAGTATCACGAGATGTTAATTGGACTTCTCTAAGGCCTGTTTATATTTATGGGCCACTTAACTACAATCCTGTTGAAGAGTGGTTCTTCCACCGATTGAAAGCTGGTCGCCCAATTCCAATTCCTAACTCAGGGATGCAAATAACTCAACTTGGACATGTGAAG GATCTTGCAAAGGCCTTTGTTCAGGTTCTTGGAAATGAGAAAGCAAGCAAGCAAGTATTTAACATATCCGGAGAGAAATATGTCACATTTGATGGATTAGCTAAGGCTTGCGCCaag GCTGGTGGTTTCCCTGAACCCGAGCTTGTTCATTACAACCCTAAGGAGTTTGATTTTGGCAAGAAGAAAGCATTCCCATTCCGTGACCAG CATTTCTTTACATCAATCGAAAAGTCAAAGGCTCTGCTAGGATGGAAACCGGATTTTGATCTGGTGGAAGGTCTTACAGACTCTTACAACCTAGATTTCGGACGGGGAACATTCAGGAAAGCAGCTGATTTCTCTACAGATGATATGATTCTTGAAAAGAAACTAGTTCCCCAGAGCTAG